Proteins encoded together in one Procambarus clarkii isolate CNS0578487 chromosome 11, FALCON_Pclarkii_2.0, whole genome shotgun sequence window:
- the LOC138363601 gene encoding antifreeze protein Maxi-like yields MEADRVTRGTEEADSVTRVTVEAASAARVTLEDGSAARLALEAGSAARVTIEDGSAARVTPEASCAARVNAEAGNAARVNAEADNAARVTLEAGHAARVSLEAGCAARVTLEAGSAVRIALEAGNAARVTLEAGSATRVTLDAGGAARVTLKAGSAA; encoded by the coding sequence ATGGAGGCTGACAGAGTTACACGAGGTACCGAGGAAGCTGACAGTGTTACACGAGTCACCGTGGAGGCTGCCAGCGCTGCACGAGTCACCCTGGAGGATGGCAGTGCTGCACGACTCGCCCTGGAGGCTGGCAGTGCTGCACGAGTCACCATAGAGGATGGCAGTGCTGCACGAGTCACCCCGGAGGCTAGCTGTGCTGCACGAGTAAACGCAGAGGCTGGCAATGCTGCACGAGTCAATGCGGAGGCTGACAATGCTGCACGAGTCACCCTGGAAGCTGGCCATGCTGCACGAGTCTCGCTAGAAGCTGGCTGTGCTGCACGAGTCACCCTGGAGGCTGGCAGTGCTGTACGAATCGCCCTGGAGGCTGGCAATGCTGCACGAGTCACCCTAGAGGCTGGCAGTGCTACACGAGTCACCCTAGACGCTGGCGGTGCTGCACGAGTCACTCTGAAGGCTGGCAGTGCAGCATGA